From Pseudanabaena sp. PCC 6802, one genomic window encodes:
- a CDS encoding nucleoside deaminase, with product MGEISFDVHQARMDLAIALARQAGEQGEIPVGAAIFGIDGQILGMGENRKERDRDPTAHAEILAIRAAARTCQNWYLSGSSLYVTLEPCPMCAGAIVQARIGTLVYGADDPKTGAIRTVINIPDSAASFHHLQAIAGIRELECQELLQSWFRQHRQKL from the coding sequence ATGGGCGAGATTTCTTTTGACGTACATCAAGCGCGGATGGATCTAGCGATCGCTCTTGCTCGACAAGCTGGCGAGCAGGGCGAAATTCCAGTTGGTGCTGCGATCTTTGGCATAGACGGACAGATATTGGGGATGGGGGAAAATCGCAAAGAACGAGATCGCGACCCCACCGCCCATGCAGAAATACTTGCCATCCGCGCTGCTGCCAGGACTTGTCAAAATTGGTATTTAAGTGGTAGTTCCCTCTACGTCACGCTGGAGCCATGTCCTATGTGTGCGGGCGCGATCGTGCAAGCCAGGATCGGCACTCTCGTTTATGGGGCTGACGATCCTAAAACTGGGGCAATTCGCACGGTAATTAATATTCCCGATAGTGCGGCATCGTTCCATCACCTACAGGCGATCGCTGGCATACGGGAGCTTGAATGTCAGGAATTGCTACAATCCTGGTTTCGGCAACACCGCCAAAAGCTATAG
- a CDS encoding TetR/AcrR family transcriptional regulator, whose protein sequence is MPKKPPKAQETKEKILKQSAALFNQFGYAGSSMSDIMRVTGLQKGGIYNHFKSKDELALQAFDYAIARATQRSLIALKGKHHAIERLQALIVEFQNILDDPPIAGGCPILNTAVESDDAYPALRQRVQTAMDNWRSLIGKIVNKGIAKGEICNSVESDVVATVLISTIEGAVMLSKLYGDITHMHRAIAHLNEYISCLGIK, encoded by the coding sequence ATGCCGAAGAAACCACCAAAAGCCCAGGAGACTAAGGAGAAGATTCTGAAACAGTCAGCCGCTTTGTTTAACCAATTTGGCTACGCTGGCTCTTCCATGTCCGATATTATGCGCGTTACTGGCTTGCAAAAAGGAGGTATCTACAACCACTTTAAAAGTAAAGACGAACTGGCATTACAGGCTTTTGACTACGCGATCGCCCGTGCCACCCAGCGATCGCTAATAGCACTCAAGGGCAAACATCACGCGATCGAGCGCCTCCAAGCTCTAATTGTGGAATTCCAAAATATTCTTGACGACCCGCCAATTGCAGGTGGTTGCCCCATCCTGAATACTGCAGTTGAGAGCGATGACGCTTATCCCGCTCTGCGCCAACGCGTGCAGACAGCAATGGATAACTGGCGATCGCTAATTGGCAAGATCGTCAACAAAGGTATTGCGAAAGGCGAAATCTGTAATTCCGTGGAGTCTGATGTCGTGGCGACAGTTTTGATATCGACTATAGAAGGAGCAGTGATGTTGAGCAAACTGTATGGCGATATTACGCATATGCATAGAGCGATCGCGCATCTGAATGAATATATTTCATGTCTAGGGATTAAATAG
- a CDS encoding DUF1016 N-terminal domain-containing protein: MRSGNPSELVTFGDDEALYESIKVLIERSRSQVVAQVNQTLVLTYWQVGKTIKTSLVTEDRAEYGSGIVDRLAKKLSQDYGNGFGRGNLFRMMRFYERFPDEQIVLTVSAQLSWSHFVELIRVEDALKREFYRRCARMNGGRCGCCEIA, encoded by the coding sequence ATGAGGTCTGGTAATCCATCCGAATTGGTGACGTTTGGCGATGATGAGGCACTGTACGAAAGTATCAAGGTGCTGATTGAGCGATCGCGATCGCAAGTTGTGGCTCAGGTCAATCAAACGTTGGTGCTGACTTACTGGCAGGTTGGTAAAACAATCAAAACAAGCCTGGTGACTGAAGATCGGGCTGAGTATGGCAGCGGCATCGTCGATCGCTTGGCGAAAAAGCTATCCCAAGACTATGGCAATGGATTTGGGCGCGGTAATTTGTTCCGAATGATGCGCTTTTATGAGCGGTTTCCGGATGAGCAGATTGTGCTGACAGTGTCGGCACAATTGAGTTGGTCGCATTTTGTGGAGCTAATTCGGGTGGAGGATGCGCTGAAACGTGAGTTTTATCGACGATGTGCGCGAATGAACGGTGGTCGGTGCGGATGTTGCGAGATCGCATGA
- a CDS encoding TrmH family RNA methyltransferase, which produces MTEEPDKPKRRSKVRERADEIKPYLCKNLIAVLEDPHDIRNIGTVIRNVNALGVEKAYVVDPKGALPDDWHDMREKHSLSKTSVSAIKWSFIKRFDSTEACLTHLEKNRFISIVTSPHVKGMRNEVLDEVDYTIYTKLAVWFGNEARGISDEAVKRSAMCVSIPMFGTIESLNLGTTSGIVLYEITKQRREYQKKYKWRNKRGEKSDDYLKELDISDR; this is translated from the coding sequence ATGACAGAAGAACCAGACAAACCGAAACGCAGAAGCAAGGTACGGGAGCGTGCAGACGAAATCAAACCGTACCTTTGCAAGAACCTGATTGCAGTCCTAGAAGATCCCCATGACATAAGAAACATTGGGACGGTCATAAGGAACGTAAACGCATTGGGAGTGGAAAAGGCTTACGTGGTAGATCCTAAAGGTGCATTACCGGATGACTGGCATGACATGAGGGAAAAACATTCACTATCTAAGACTTCCGTGTCGGCAATCAAGTGGAGTTTCATTAAGCGCTTCGATAGCACTGAGGCTTGCCTGACACACCTAGAAAAAAACCGCTTTATTTCTATTGTTACATCTCCACACGTGAAGGGAATGAGGAATGAAGTCTTGGATGAGGTGGATTACACCATCTATACCAAGTTAGCAGTATGGTTCGGCAATGAAGCTAGAGGCATTAGTGATGAAGCAGTAAAGCGAAGTGCAATGTGTGTAAGCATCCCTATGTTTGGCACGATCGAGAGCCTGAATCTAGGCACAACATCAGGAATAGTTTTGTACGAAATTACAAAGCAACGTCGTGAATACCAGAAAAAGTATAAATGGCGAAATAAGCGTGGCGAGAAAAGTGATGACTACTTAAAAGAGCTAGATATCAGCGATCGCTGA
- a CDS encoding DNA-directed RNA polymerase subunit omega: MPKRYTVDSSQIIRRVEDLVAASSNRYRITVQVALRAKNRRYEMDDYDDRAMKPILRAIIEMSDELTQPEILSD; encoded by the coding sequence ATGCCTAAACGTTATACGGTTGATTCGTCGCAAATTATTCGTCGGGTTGAGGATCTAGTGGCAGCATCCTCTAATCGCTACCGCATCACCGTACAAGTAGCATTACGTGCTAAGAACAGGCGCTATGAGATGGACGATTATGACGATCGCGCCATGAAACCCATTTTGCGTGCCATTATTGAAATGTCTGACGAACTCACGCAGCCGGAAATTTTAAGCGATTGA
- a CDS encoding phytoene synthase — translation MGMRPSVSLSEAYEMCRCITAKYAKTFYLGTMLMSEAKRRAIWALYAWCRRTDELVDGIQADTTTPQTLADWEAQLESAFSGSPANAPDVALADTVKTYPIAIQPFKDMIAGMRMDLNYDRYHTYDDLYLYCYRVAGTVGLMSAAVMGFEATDPATVNAATEAAIALGVAMQLTNILRDIGEDARRGRIYLPLEELQKFNYTEKDLLNGVVDDRWVGLMRFQIERARNMYEQAEKGVSALCRDARWPVWTSLILYRNILNIIEKNKYEVFGNRAYVPTPNKIATIPWAWLKAQTS, via the coding sequence ATGGGAATGCGTCCTTCAGTTTCCCTGTCCGAAGCATACGAAATGTGTCGGTGCATCACCGCCAAGTATGCTAAGACTTTTTATCTTGGCACCATGTTAATGTCCGAAGCTAAGCGCCGTGCGATTTGGGCTTTGTACGCTTGGTGCCGTCGTACCGATGAGTTGGTAGATGGCATTCAAGCCGATACTACTACACCACAGACCCTTGCGGACTGGGAAGCTCAGTTAGAATCAGCTTTTAGTGGCAGTCCCGCCAATGCCCCAGATGTCGCCCTCGCGGATACGGTCAAAACATACCCCATTGCGATCCAGCCATTTAAAGACATGATTGCGGGTATGCGGATGGATCTCAACTACGATCGCTACCACACCTACGACGATCTGTATCTGTACTGCTATCGCGTTGCTGGTACCGTCGGGTTAATGTCAGCCGCAGTAATGGGTTTTGAAGCTACCGATCCTGCCACTGTAAATGCGGCTACCGAAGCGGCGATCGCCCTCGGTGTTGCCATGCAACTAACCAATATCCTGCGCGATATTGGCGAAGATGCCAGACGCGGACGCATTTATCTTCCCCTTGAGGAGTTACAAAAATTCAACTACACCGAAAAGGATTTGCTCAACGGCGTAGTTGACGATCGCTGGGTTGGGCTCATGCGCTTCCAGATCGAGCGGGCGCGTAACATGTACGAGCAAGCCGAAAAAGGGGTTTCTGCCCTGTGTCGCGATGCCAGGTGGCCGGTATGGACTTCCTTGATCCTGTACCGCAACATCCTCAATATCATCGAGAAAAACAAATACGAAGTGTTTGGCAATCGCGCCTACGTCCCCACGCCCAACAAAATTGCAACCATTCCTTGGGCGTGGCTGAAAGCACAGACCTCCTGA
- a CDS encoding mechanosensitive ion channel family protein encodes MDPSKLTEIGVGIGIKVIGAIIFWFVGRWLIDLAIKLASRGMRIRQVEPTVISYAGSTIAVMLNIVLVVAILGYFGIETTSFAALLAAAGFAIGAAWSGLLANFAAGAFLIVLQPFKVGDFITGGGVTGTVREIGLFVTKIDTLDNVMTMVGNNKLFSDNIQNFSTNPYRRVDLVAQLNHAVNHEEAIRILRERLANIPNVLSEPAPDVEILEFNLAGPVLAVRPYCNNQHYWQVYFNTNEVIRESFGAAGFPAPEQHYFVRRSA; translated from the coding sequence ATGGATCCTAGTAAATTAACTGAAATAGGCGTAGGGATAGGCATCAAAGTAATTGGTGCAATTATCTTTTGGTTCGTGGGACGATGGTTGATCGATCTAGCCATCAAGCTGGCTTCCAGAGGCATGAGGATCAGGCAGGTCGAGCCAACCGTGATCAGCTATGCTGGTTCAACCATTGCTGTGATGCTCAATATTGTCTTAGTGGTGGCAATTCTGGGGTATTTTGGCATTGAAACCACCTCCTTTGCCGCCCTACTAGCTGCTGCTGGCTTTGCGATTGGAGCAGCATGGAGCGGTTTACTAGCCAATTTTGCCGCTGGCGCTTTTTTAATCGTGCTGCAACCGTTTAAAGTCGGTGACTTTATCACTGGCGGAGGTGTAACAGGTACTGTTAGAGAAATTGGGTTGTTTGTGACTAAAATTGATACCCTCGATAATGTTATGACTATGGTTGGAAACAACAAACTGTTTTCCGATAACATCCAAAATTTCTCAACTAACCCCTATCGTCGCGTCGATTTAGTCGCCCAACTCAACCATGCTGTGAATCACGAAGAAGCCATTCGCATTCTTCGTGAGAGGCTGGCAAACATTCCCAATGTTTTATCAGAGCCTGCCCCAGATGTTGAAATTCTAGAATTTAATTTAGCGGGGCCAGTGCTGGCGGTACGCCCTTACTGTAATAACCAGCATTACTGGCAAGTGTACTTTAACACCAACGAAGTAATTCGCGAGTCCTTTGGCGCTGCTGGCTTCCCAGCACCAGAACAGCATTATTTTGTACGTCGTTCTGCTTGA
- a CDS encoding PDDEXK nuclease domain-containing protein — translation MCANERWSVRMLRDRMNGMLFERTAIAKQPEEVIRQELEQLSQRQMMSPQLFIKDPYFLDFLDLKDNFSEKDLENGILYELERFLLELGGGFSYIDRQKRIQIGGRDYYIDLLFYHRKLKRLVLIELKLGEFLAEHKGQVELYLKWLSKYEREPGEEEPIALILCGGKDAELVELMDLEQDNIHVAEYWLQLPPKDAIQSKLRLAIAQAKARLELRGGDNE, via the coding sequence ATGTGCGCGAATGAACGGTGGTCGGTGCGGATGTTGCGAGATCGCATGAATGGCATGTTGTTTGAACGAACGGCGATCGCCAAACAACCAGAAGAGGTCATCCGGCAGGAGTTAGAGCAGTTGAGTCAGCGTCAGATGATGAGTCCACAGTTGTTCATTAAAGATCCCTATTTTCTGGATTTCCTCGACTTGAAGGATAACTTCAGCGAGAAGGATTTGGAGAATGGGATTTTGTATGAGCTAGAGCGGTTTTTGCTGGAGTTGGGCGGTGGGTTTTCCTATATCGATCGCCAGAAGCGGATTCAAATTGGGGGACGGGATTATTATATCGATCTGCTGTTTTATCACCGTAAATTGAAGAGGTTGGTATTGATTGAGCTGAAGCTGGGCGAGTTTTTAGCGGAGCATAAGGGTCAGGTCGAACTGTATTTGAAGTGGTTATCGAAATATGAGCGGGAACCGGGTGAGGAGGAGCCGATCGCGCTGATTCTTTGTGGTGGGAAGGATGCAGAGTTGGTGGAGTTGATGGATTTAGAGCAAGACAATATCCATGTGGCGGAGTATTGGTTGCAGTTGCCGCCAAAGGATGCGATCCAGTCTAAGTTGCGGTTGGCGATCGCGCAGGCAAAGGCACGGTTAGAGTTGCGAGGTGGGGATAATGAGTAG
- a CDS encoding ETX/MTX2 family pore-forming toxin, whose amino-acid sequence MTTNTTEIDVQKQIESIILNDTDNIFLKVKEYVAQTSTIDVSKFKSIAWVDCYEVYVDLVDFKYSDVVTNYTPEIVGERIYTNDTGTSSLDDTFTYSKTLTESFTFGFSEGLKVGASAKFKAGLPIIGEGEVSLDAEVSFTANQSWTQTESRTWSQSTKVTVPPHSDIKVTAFISQADINSKFTGTARATDGHIQMGVYIDDPKNIQDLIIPIVAILTDEQRGFPLSGTFAGVEGVLSYTKVEPVTQT is encoded by the coding sequence ATGACGACAAATACAACAGAGATTGATGTTCAAAAACAAATCGAATCGATTATTCTCAATGATACAGATAATATTTTCCTTAAAGTAAAGGAATATGTAGCCCAAACAAGTACGATTGATGTCAGTAAGTTTAAATCGATTGCTTGGGTTGACTGCTACGAAGTCTATGTCGATCTTGTTGATTTTAAATACTCCGACGTAGTTACGAACTATACACCTGAGATTGTGGGCGAACGAATCTATACTAACGATACCGGAACGAGCAGTTTAGATGACACTTTCACATACTCGAAAACTCTTACGGAAAGCTTTACTTTTGGCTTTAGTGAGGGATTGAAGGTTGGTGCATCGGCAAAGTTTAAAGCAGGGCTACCGATTATTGGTGAAGGTGAAGTCTCGCTAGATGCTGAAGTATCTTTTACCGCCAATCAATCTTGGACCCAAACAGAGTCTCGCACCTGGTCGCAGAGCACGAAGGTGACGGTGCCGCCGCACTCTGATATAAAAGTAACTGCTTTTATTTCTCAAGCCGACATCAATAGCAAGTTTACAGGGACGGCACGGGCAACCGACGGTCACATCCAGATGGGTGTATACATTGACGACCCAAAGAATATCCAAGACTTAATTATTCCCATTGTGGCAATTTTGACAGACGAGCAGAGAGGGTTCCCCCTGTCAGGAACTTTTGCCGGAGTTGAAGGGGTTCTATCTTATACCAAGGTTGAACCAGTTACTCAAACTTAA
- a CDS encoding DsbA family protein produces MSISSLFARFVDAIAIQFTHLKNRQFVGLALPALRFKNIASRLLVVLLAVGMGFWLTSCGTSPEQSAKATPVDPDFEAKVLEVIRKNPQAILDSVQAFQQSQRKQQEEARNKISEQLRAEPSLIIRGSPVTGSPSQRIVMAEFSDFQCPFCSKAHATVKEFMAKHKDRVTLTYKHLPLVEIHKEAMPSALASWAAFQQGKFWEFHDALFTNQAQLGEKLYVAKATELGLDLAKFNKDRNSPEAKAAIDKDIELARSLGVNSTPTFFMNGVGFAGAVELSEMEDVLSKVQAAKK; encoded by the coding sequence ATGAGTATTTCGTCTCTATTTGCAAGATTTGTGGATGCGATCGCCATCCAATTCACCCACCTAAAAAATCGGCAATTTGTAGGGTTGGCACTGCCCGCCTTACGGTTTAAAAATATTGCCAGCAGGTTACTGGTAGTTTTATTAGCTGTCGGTATGGGATTCTGGCTGACCAGTTGTGGGACAAGCCCGGAACAGTCGGCTAAAGCAACACCCGTCGATCCCGACTTTGAAGCCAAGGTGCTGGAGGTGATTCGGAAAAATCCGCAGGCGATCCTGGACTCAGTACAAGCATTTCAACAAAGTCAGAGAAAGCAACAAGAAGAAGCCCGCAATAAAATCTCGGAGCAACTCAGGGCTGAGCCGAGCTTAATTATTCGCGGATCGCCCGTCACTGGGTCTCCCAGTCAAAGGATCGTGATGGCAGAATTCTCTGATTTTCAGTGTCCTTTCTGTAGCAAAGCACATGCCACCGTGAAGGAGTTCATGGCGAAGCACAAAGATCGGGTGACCTTGACATACAAACACCTGCCATTAGTGGAAATTCATAAAGAAGCTATGCCATCAGCTCTAGCATCTTGGGCGGCATTCCAGCAGGGTAAATTCTGGGAATTTCACGATGCTTTATTTACCAATCAGGCACAGTTGGGCGAAAAGCTCTATGTGGCAAAGGCAACGGAGTTAGGTTTAGATCTGGCTAAATTTAATAAAGATCGCAACAGCCCTGAAGCTAAAGCCGCCATTGACAAGGATATCGAACTGGCGCGATCGCTGGGTGTAAATAGCACTCCCACATTCTTTATGAATGGCGTTGGTTTTGCTGGTGCTGTGGAGTTATCGGAAATGGAAGATGTTCTGTCAAAGGTACAGGCAGCGAAGAAATAG
- the pds gene encoding 15-cis-phytoene desaturase: MRVAIAGAGLAGLSCAKYLTDLGHTPIVLERENVLGGKVAAWKDEDGDWYETGLHIFFGAYRNTLQLFKELDISDRLQWKQHTMLFNMPNQGGKLSRYDFPPIPAPLNGIVAILRNNDMLTWEEKIKFGLGLLPAIVNGQEYVEAMDKYSFSEWLQLQGVPKRVEEEVFIAMSKALNFINPGEISATVILTALNRFLQETNGSKMAFLDGAPPERLCQPMVDYFTARGGELKLQTALREVVLHEDGSVKHFLVGALGQESYSLAADVYVSAMPIDPLKLMLPETWRKMPYFANLDGLEGVPVINLHLWFDRKLTDVDHLLFSRSPLLSVYADMSNTCKEYANPDRSMLELVLAPAAEWIGKSDEAIIEATMVELAKLFPDQIPHAAKLLKYKVVKTPRSVYKAKPGCQAHRPSQTTPIPNFFLTGDFTMQRYLASMEGAILSGKLTAEAINQQPPNQTAQPTRTSDRTIAARATA; this comes from the coding sequence ATGCGGGTTGCGATCGCGGGAGCAGGTCTAGCAGGGTTATCCTGTGCCAAGTATTTAACAGATTTGGGGCATACCCCCATCGTGCTGGAGCGCGAGAACGTGCTGGGCGGTAAAGTTGCCGCCTGGAAAGATGAAGATGGCGATTGGTATGAAACGGGGCTGCATATCTTCTTTGGCGCTTACCGAAATACACTGCAACTGTTTAAAGAGCTGGATATTAGCGATCGCTTGCAGTGGAAACAGCACACCATGCTCTTTAACATGCCAAACCAGGGCGGCAAGCTATCTCGGTATGACTTTCCCCCGATTCCCGCCCCTCTCAACGGCATTGTCGCCATCCTCAGGAATAACGATATGCTGACCTGGGAGGAAAAGATTAAATTTGGCTTGGGGTTACTTCCGGCGATCGTCAACGGGCAGGAATACGTTGAAGCAATGGACAAATACTCCTTTTCCGAGTGGTTGCAACTGCAGGGTGTCCCCAAACGTGTAGAAGAAGAAGTATTCATCGCCATGTCCAAAGCGTTAAATTTTATTAACCCCGGCGAAATCTCCGCCACCGTGATCCTCACCGCCCTCAATCGCTTCCTCCAGGAAACCAATGGCTCGAAAATGGCATTCCTAGATGGTGCCCCACCGGAGCGCCTGTGTCAGCCCATGGTCGATTACTTCACGGCTAGAGGTGGCGAACTCAAGCTACAGACAGCCTTACGAGAAGTTGTCCTCCATGAGGATGGTTCGGTCAAGCATTTTCTCGTCGGTGCGCTTGGGCAGGAAAGTTATTCCCTTGCTGCCGATGTCTACGTTTCCGCCATGCCCATCGATCCGCTCAAGCTCATGTTGCCAGAAACTTGGCGTAAGATGCCGTATTTTGCTAATCTAGACGGTTTAGAGGGTGTACCTGTGATTAACCTGCATTTGTGGTTCGATCGCAAGTTGACCGATGTCGATCACCTGTTGTTCTCGCGATCGCCCTTGCTCAGCGTTTATGCTGACATGAGCAATACCTGCAAGGAGTACGCTAACCCCGATCGCTCCATGCTGGAGCTAGTCCTGGCCCCAGCGGCAGAATGGATTGGCAAGTCCGACGAGGCAATTATTGAGGCTACGATGGTGGAGTTGGCCAAGTTATTCCCAGACCAAATTCCCCATGCCGCAAAATTGCTGAAGTACAAGGTGGTGAAGACTCCGCGATCGGTTTACAAAGCTAAACCGGGCTGTCAAGCACATCGCCCCAGCCAGACTACGCCGATACCCAACTTTTTCCTAACGGGAGATTTTACAATGCAACGTTATCTTGCCAGTATGGAAGGTGCCATACTTTCTGGTAAGCTGACTGCAGAGGCTATTAATCAGCAGCCACCCAACCAAACTGCTCAACCTACTAGAACATCCGATCGAACAATTGCTGCCAGAGCTACTGCCTAA
- a CDS encoding DUF4079 domain-containing protein, with the protein MIDLPDALRLMHPAIAVAIVFPIIGMTLNMAWQARQRRLQTVDGGKSKIPPVVGPEHLKLGRVLAGAVVGICLLGLLHPTIKYIIKENLWDKDRFQVITLALLGIATIASLVFLYQARERIWRGVFATLTGMGVVILGLQDKVFNRQGFGAIFRRDDEWFVSHFYSGILATMLMIFSLAIIQDIYQDRSNRWRLVHTVLNSIAIFLFLGQAMTGVRDLLEIPLGWQEPTIYGCDFKNKVCPPFKQSSSDVFQNYRNL; encoded by the coding sequence ATGATTGATTTACCAGATGCATTGCGGCTCATGCACCCGGCGATCGCTGTAGCCATTGTGTTTCCAATAATTGGCATGACGCTGAATATGGCTTGGCAAGCGCGCCAGCGCCGCCTCCAAACCGTTGATGGCGGCAAAAGTAAGATCCCGCCCGTAGTGGGGCCAGAACACCTCAAACTCGGTCGCGTCCTCGCAGGCGCGGTTGTAGGGATTTGCTTGTTAGGACTGCTTCATCCCACGATTAAATACATTATTAAAGAAAATCTATGGGATAAAGATCGGTTCCAAGTAATTACCCTTGCCCTTTTAGGCATTGCTACGATCGCATCGTTAGTATTCCTGTACCAAGCCAGAGAGCGGATCTGGCGTGGCGTATTTGCTACTCTTACGGGTATGGGCGTGGTAATCCTGGGCTTGCAGGACAAAGTGTTTAATCGTCAGGGGTTTGGTGCTATATTTCGGCGCGATGATGAGTGGTTTGTGTCCCACTTTTACTCTGGTATTTTGGCAACCATGCTGATGATCTTTTCTCTCGCCATTATTCAAGATATTTATCAAGATCGTTCCAATCGCTGGCGTTTAGTGCATACTGTGCTCAACAGCATTGCCATTTTTTTATTCCTCGGACAAGCTATGACTGGCGTGCGAGATCTGCTTGAAATCCCCTTGGGATGGCAGGAACCTACTATTTATGGGTGCGACTTTAAAAATAAGGTTTGTCCGCCGTTCAAGCAGTCTAGCTCTGATGTGTTCCAAAATTATCGAAATTTATGA